One Scylla paramamosain isolate STU-SP2022 chromosome 6, ASM3559412v1, whole genome shotgun sequence DNA segment encodes these proteins:
- the LOC135101581 gene encoding cytosolic purine 5'-nucleotidase-like isoform X1, protein MSVTGRRDELATRAEIYKQRHSDARVVQRARPQSEVCGLYLCPVCRCYQSIYPVILFLASDVCYNRLTNISQSLTLGKKSNRQRKQEKKKKNYYKPLVCLVTRSVVRDYSSRSSDSGGRVFVQPAMISYGTLHKGHEVPAKRVFVNRSLHLEKIRYYGFDMDYTLAEYKSPQYETLGFNFLKERLIDVGYPEEIKEFEYDPCFPIRGLWFDRTYGNLLKVDGFGNILVCIHGFQFLKPSEVYELYPNKFINLDENRIYVMNTLFNLPEIYMIACLMDFFSNSNQYVKCTEGVKFGDFFMSYNSIFQDIRTAVDWVHTKGELKKKTVENVEEYVHKDERLPLLLDRMRESGAKVFLLTNSEYWYTNAVMGYLLGFPDKNGDVRDWKTYFDFIGVDAGKPGFFSGGTLLRQVNCSTGELRLGTHTGKLKQGQVCSGGSCDIFNKLMGATGKDVLYVGDHIFGDILKSKKIRGWRTFLVVPELVQELHVWTEKCTLFSKLQNLDVIMGDLYKNLDSSTHERPDLSKVRGAIREVTHEMDLSYGMSGSLFRSGSRQTHFSTQVARYADVYASTPLNLIYYPFSYMFRAPAMLMPHESTVAHEQRFQVSDGPISTRSRASSIQVDTPDQQNKRTKYRVLERADSLVPHPRAETPKRVTHYHDEDDSEEESDKSS, encoded by the exons gttatcagtctatctatcccGTTATCCTGTTCCTGGCAAGTGACGTTTGCTATAACAGACTGACTAACATATCACAGTCCCTgacacttggaaaaaaaagtaataggcagaggaagcaagaaaaaaaaaaaaaaaactattataaaCCCTTAGTGTGCCTAGTGACGCGCAGTGTGGTGAGAGACTACAGCAGCAGGAGTTCCGACAGTGGTGGACGCGTCTTCGTGCAGCCCGCCATGATCAGTTACGGCACTCTACACAAAGGTCATGAGGTGCCAGCAAAGCG AGTCTTCGTCAACCGCAGCCTCCACCTGGAGAAGATCCGCTACTATGGGTTCGACATGGACTACACGCTGGCAG AGTACAAGTCACCGCAGTATGAGACGTTGGGTTTCAACTTTCTGAAGGAGAGGCTCATTGACGTGGGCTACCCTGAGGAGATTAAGGAGTTCGAGTATGACCCGTGCTTCCCTatcag GGGACTGTGGTTCGATCGCACTTATGGCAACCTGCTCAAAGTGGACGGTTTCGGAAACATCCTCGTGTGCATCCATGGGTTCCAGTTCCTCAAGCC GTCTGAAGTGTACGAGCTGTACCCCAACAAGTTCATCAACTTGGACGAAAATCGCATATATGTCATGAATACTCTGTTTAACCTCCCAGAGATATACATGATTGCCTGTCTCATGGACTTTTTTAGTAACTCCAATCAGTATGTAAAATGTACTGAGGGTGTTAAGTTTGGGGACTTCTTCATGAGTTACAACAGCATTTTCCAGGACATCAGAACAGCCGTTGATTGGGTTCACACAAAG GGAGAGCTAAAGAAGAAGACTGTAGAAAATGTTGAAGAATATGTGCACAAGGACGAACGACTTCCCCTCCTACTTGACAGGATGAGGGAATCTGGTGCCAAGGTGTTCCTTCTCACTAACTCTGAGTACTGGTACACAAATGCTGTCATGGGGTACCTACTTGGCTTTCCAGATAAG AATGGTGATGTAAGAGACTGGAAGACCTATTTTGACTTCATTGGAGTTGATGCAGGGAAGCCAGGATTTTTCTCAGGTGGTACACTGCTGAGACAAGTGAACTGCAGTACTGGTGAACTTAGATTAGGAACTCACACAGGAAAACTTAAACAAGGACAAGTATGTTCAGGAG GCAGCTGTGACATCTTCAACAAGCTTATGGGAGCCACAGGAAAGGATGTGCTATATGTTGGCGATCACATCTTTGGTGACATTCTGAAGAGTAAGAAGATTCGAGGGTGGCGCACATTTTTAGTAGTGCCAGAATTGGTTCAAGAACTTCATGTGTGGACTGAAAAGTGCACTCTCTTTTCTAAGCTCCAGAATCTAGATGTAATAATGGGAGACCTCTACAA AAACCTAGACTCCAGCACACATGAGCGACCAGACCTCAGCAAAGTTCGGGGAGCCATCAGGGAAGTGACTCATGAGATGGACCTGAGCTATGGTATGAGTGGCTCACTCTTCAGGTCTGGCTCTAGACAAACACATTTCTCAACCCAA GTGGCCAGGTATGCTGATGTATATGCCTCAACACCTctcaacttgatttattatccgTTCAGCTATATGTTCCGTGCCCCTGCCATGTTG ATGCCTCATGAATCAACAGTGGCTCATGAACAACGGTTCCAAGTAAGTGATGGCCCCATATCCACACGCTCCAGGGCCTCAAGCATCCAGGTAGACACTCCTGATCAGCAAAATAAGAGGACCAAATACAGA GTATTGGAGAGGGCAGATTCTCTTGTGCCTCATCCCCGAGCAGAAACACCAAAGCGAGTTACTCACTACCATGATGAGGATGACTCTGAGGAGGAGAGTGATAAGTCTTCCTAA
- the LOC135101581 gene encoding cytosolic purine 5'-nucleotidase-like isoform X2: MDCVVVSVIWWMSVTGRRDELATRAEIYKQRHSDARVVQRARPQSEVCGLYLCPVCRCERQWHHISYQSIYPVILFLASDVCYNRLTNISQSLTLGKKSNRQRKQEKKKKNYYKPLVCLVTRSVVRDYSSRSSDSGGRVFVQPAMISYGTLHKGHEVPAKRVFVNRSLHLEKIRYYGFDMDYTLAEYKSPQYETLGFNFLKERLIDVGYPEEIKEFEYDPCFPIRGLWFDRTYGNLLKVDGFGNILVCIHGFQFLKPSEVYELYPNKFINLDENRIYVMNTLFNLPEIYMIACLMDFFSNSNQYVKCTEGVKFGDFFMSYNSIFQDIRTAVDWVHTKGELKKKTVENVEEYVHKDERLPLLLDRMRESGAKVFLLTNSEYWYTNAVMGYLLGFPDKNGDVRDWKTYFDFIGVDAGKPGFFSGGTLLRQVNCSTGELRLGTHTGKLKQGQVCSGGSCDIFNKLMGATGKDVLYVGDHIFGDILKSKKIRGWRTFLVVPELVQELHVWTEKCTLFSKLQNLDVIMGDLYKNLDSSTHERPDLSKVRGAIREVTHEMDLSYGMSGSLFRSGSRQTHFSTQVARYADVYASTPLNLIYYPFSYMFRAPAMLMPHESTVAHEQRFQVSDGPISTRSRASSIQVDTPDQQNKRTKYRVLERADSLVPHPRAETPKRVTHYHDEDDSEEESDKSS; encoded by the exons gttatcagtctatctatcccGTTATCCTGTTCCTGGCAAGTGACGTTTGCTATAACAGACTGACTAACATATCACAGTCCCTgacacttggaaaaaaaagtaataggcagaggaagcaagaaaaaaaaaaaaaaaactattataaaCCCTTAGTGTGCCTAGTGACGCGCAGTGTGGTGAGAGACTACAGCAGCAGGAGTTCCGACAGTGGTGGACGCGTCTTCGTGCAGCCCGCCATGATCAGTTACGGCACTCTACACAAAGGTCATGAGGTGCCAGCAAAGCG AGTCTTCGTCAACCGCAGCCTCCACCTGGAGAAGATCCGCTACTATGGGTTCGACATGGACTACACGCTGGCAG AGTACAAGTCACCGCAGTATGAGACGTTGGGTTTCAACTTTCTGAAGGAGAGGCTCATTGACGTGGGCTACCCTGAGGAGATTAAGGAGTTCGAGTATGACCCGTGCTTCCCTatcag GGGACTGTGGTTCGATCGCACTTATGGCAACCTGCTCAAAGTGGACGGTTTCGGAAACATCCTCGTGTGCATCCATGGGTTCCAGTTCCTCAAGCC GTCTGAAGTGTACGAGCTGTACCCCAACAAGTTCATCAACTTGGACGAAAATCGCATATATGTCATGAATACTCTGTTTAACCTCCCAGAGATATACATGATTGCCTGTCTCATGGACTTTTTTAGTAACTCCAATCAGTATGTAAAATGTACTGAGGGTGTTAAGTTTGGGGACTTCTTCATGAGTTACAACAGCATTTTCCAGGACATCAGAACAGCCGTTGATTGGGTTCACACAAAG GGAGAGCTAAAGAAGAAGACTGTAGAAAATGTTGAAGAATATGTGCACAAGGACGAACGACTTCCCCTCCTACTTGACAGGATGAGGGAATCTGGTGCCAAGGTGTTCCTTCTCACTAACTCTGAGTACTGGTACACAAATGCTGTCATGGGGTACCTACTTGGCTTTCCAGATAAG AATGGTGATGTAAGAGACTGGAAGACCTATTTTGACTTCATTGGAGTTGATGCAGGGAAGCCAGGATTTTTCTCAGGTGGTACACTGCTGAGACAAGTGAACTGCAGTACTGGTGAACTTAGATTAGGAACTCACACAGGAAAACTTAAACAAGGACAAGTATGTTCAGGAG GCAGCTGTGACATCTTCAACAAGCTTATGGGAGCCACAGGAAAGGATGTGCTATATGTTGGCGATCACATCTTTGGTGACATTCTGAAGAGTAAGAAGATTCGAGGGTGGCGCACATTTTTAGTAGTGCCAGAATTGGTTCAAGAACTTCATGTGTGGACTGAAAAGTGCACTCTCTTTTCTAAGCTCCAGAATCTAGATGTAATAATGGGAGACCTCTACAA AAACCTAGACTCCAGCACACATGAGCGACCAGACCTCAGCAAAGTTCGGGGAGCCATCAGGGAAGTGACTCATGAGATGGACCTGAGCTATGGTATGAGTGGCTCACTCTTCAGGTCTGGCTCTAGACAAACACATTTCTCAACCCAA GTGGCCAGGTATGCTGATGTATATGCCTCAACACCTctcaacttgatttattatccgTTCAGCTATATGTTCCGTGCCCCTGCCATGTTG ATGCCTCATGAATCAACAGTGGCTCATGAACAACGGTTCCAAGTAAGTGATGGCCCCATATCCACACGCTCCAGGGCCTCAAGCATCCAGGTAGACACTCCTGATCAGCAAAATAAGAGGACCAAATACAGA GTATTGGAGAGGGCAGATTCTCTTGTGCCTCATCCCCGAGCAGAAACACCAAAGCGAGTTACTCACTACCATGATGAGGATGACTCTGAGGAGGAGAGTGATAAGTCTTCCTAA
- the LOC135101581 gene encoding cytosolic purine 5'-nucleotidase-like isoform X5 yields the protein MISYGTLHKGHEVPAKRVFVNRSLHLEKIRYYGFDMDYTLAEYKSPQYETLGFNFLKERLIDVGYPEEIKEFEYDPCFPIRGLWFDRTYGNLLKVDGFGNILVCIHGFQFLKPSEVYELYPNKFINLDENRIYVMNTLFNLPEIYMIACLMDFFSNSNQYVKCTEGVKFGDFFMSYNSIFQDIRTAVDWVHTKGELKKKTVENVEEYVHKDERLPLLLDRMRESGAKVFLLTNSEYWYTNAVMGYLLGFPDKNGDVRDWKTYFDFIGVDAGKPGFFSGGTLLRQVNCSTGELRLGTHTGKLKQGQVCSGGSCDIFNKLMGATGKDVLYVGDHIFGDILKSKKIRGWRTFLVVPELVQELHVWTEKCTLFSKLQNLDVIMGDLYKNLDSSTHERPDLSKVRGAIREVTHEMDLSYGMSGSLFRSGSRQTHFSTQVARYADVYASTPLNLIYYPFSYMFRAPAMLMPHESTVAHEQRFQVSDGPISTRSRASSIQVDTPDQQNKRTKYRVLERADSLVPHPRAETPKRVTHYHDEDDSEEESDKSS from the exons ATGATCAGTTACGGCACTCTACACAAAGGTCATGAGGTGCCAGCAAAGCG AGTCTTCGTCAACCGCAGCCTCCACCTGGAGAAGATCCGCTACTATGGGTTCGACATGGACTACACGCTGGCAG AGTACAAGTCACCGCAGTATGAGACGTTGGGTTTCAACTTTCTGAAGGAGAGGCTCATTGACGTGGGCTACCCTGAGGAGATTAAGGAGTTCGAGTATGACCCGTGCTTCCCTatcag GGGACTGTGGTTCGATCGCACTTATGGCAACCTGCTCAAAGTGGACGGTTTCGGAAACATCCTCGTGTGCATCCATGGGTTCCAGTTCCTCAAGCC GTCTGAAGTGTACGAGCTGTACCCCAACAAGTTCATCAACTTGGACGAAAATCGCATATATGTCATGAATACTCTGTTTAACCTCCCAGAGATATACATGATTGCCTGTCTCATGGACTTTTTTAGTAACTCCAATCAGTATGTAAAATGTACTGAGGGTGTTAAGTTTGGGGACTTCTTCATGAGTTACAACAGCATTTTCCAGGACATCAGAACAGCCGTTGATTGGGTTCACACAAAG GGAGAGCTAAAGAAGAAGACTGTAGAAAATGTTGAAGAATATGTGCACAAGGACGAACGACTTCCCCTCCTACTTGACAGGATGAGGGAATCTGGTGCCAAGGTGTTCCTTCTCACTAACTCTGAGTACTGGTACACAAATGCTGTCATGGGGTACCTACTTGGCTTTCCAGATAAG AATGGTGATGTAAGAGACTGGAAGACCTATTTTGACTTCATTGGAGTTGATGCAGGGAAGCCAGGATTTTTCTCAGGTGGTACACTGCTGAGACAAGTGAACTGCAGTACTGGTGAACTTAGATTAGGAACTCACACAGGAAAACTTAAACAAGGACAAGTATGTTCAGGAG GCAGCTGTGACATCTTCAACAAGCTTATGGGAGCCACAGGAAAGGATGTGCTATATGTTGGCGATCACATCTTTGGTGACATTCTGAAGAGTAAGAAGATTCGAGGGTGGCGCACATTTTTAGTAGTGCCAGAATTGGTTCAAGAACTTCATGTGTGGACTGAAAAGTGCACTCTCTTTTCTAAGCTCCAGAATCTAGATGTAATAATGGGAGACCTCTACAA AAACCTAGACTCCAGCACACATGAGCGACCAGACCTCAGCAAAGTTCGGGGAGCCATCAGGGAAGTGACTCATGAGATGGACCTGAGCTATGGTATGAGTGGCTCACTCTTCAGGTCTGGCTCTAGACAAACACATTTCTCAACCCAA GTGGCCAGGTATGCTGATGTATATGCCTCAACACCTctcaacttgatttattatccgTTCAGCTATATGTTCCGTGCCCCTGCCATGTTG ATGCCTCATGAATCAACAGTGGCTCATGAACAACGGTTCCAAGTAAGTGATGGCCCCATATCCACACGCTCCAGGGCCTCAAGCATCCAGGTAGACACTCCTGATCAGCAAAATAAGAGGACCAAATACAGA GTATTGGAGAGGGCAGATTCTCTTGTGCCTCATCCCCGAGCAGAAACACCAAAGCGAGTTACTCACTACCATGATGAGGATGACTCTGAGGAGGAGAGTGATAAGTCTTCCTAA
- the LOC135101581 gene encoding cytosolic purine 5'-nucleotidase-like isoform X3, translating to MCCETAQTLQSCGRMSEERDVVTPLEPLTPSSCGGISTSSSSEFSSRKYYRDVPHRVFVNRSLHLEKIRYYGFDMDYTLAEYKSPQYETLGFNFLKERLIDVGYPEEIKEFEYDPCFPIRGLWFDRTYGNLLKVDGFGNILVCIHGFQFLKPSEVYELYPNKFINLDENRIYVMNTLFNLPEIYMIACLMDFFSNSNQYVKCTEGVKFGDFFMSYNSIFQDIRTAVDWVHTKGELKKKTVENVEEYVHKDERLPLLLDRMRESGAKVFLLTNSEYWYTNAVMGYLLGFPDKNGDVRDWKTYFDFIGVDAGKPGFFSGGTLLRQVNCSTGELRLGTHTGKLKQGQVCSGGSCDIFNKLMGATGKDVLYVGDHIFGDILKSKKIRGWRTFLVVPELVQELHVWTEKCTLFSKLQNLDVIMGDLYKNLDSSTHERPDLSKVRGAIREVTHEMDLSYGMSGSLFRSGSRQTHFSTQVARYADVYASTPLNLIYYPFSYMFRAPAMLMPHESTVAHEQRFQVSDGPISTRSRASSIQVDTPDQQNKRTKYRVLERADSLVPHPRAETPKRVTHYHDEDDSEEESDKSS from the exons AGTCTTCGTCAACCGCAGCCTCCACCTGGAGAAGATCCGCTACTATGGGTTCGACATGGACTACACGCTGGCAG AGTACAAGTCACCGCAGTATGAGACGTTGGGTTTCAACTTTCTGAAGGAGAGGCTCATTGACGTGGGCTACCCTGAGGAGATTAAGGAGTTCGAGTATGACCCGTGCTTCCCTatcag GGGACTGTGGTTCGATCGCACTTATGGCAACCTGCTCAAAGTGGACGGTTTCGGAAACATCCTCGTGTGCATCCATGGGTTCCAGTTCCTCAAGCC GTCTGAAGTGTACGAGCTGTACCCCAACAAGTTCATCAACTTGGACGAAAATCGCATATATGTCATGAATACTCTGTTTAACCTCCCAGAGATATACATGATTGCCTGTCTCATGGACTTTTTTAGTAACTCCAATCAGTATGTAAAATGTACTGAGGGTGTTAAGTTTGGGGACTTCTTCATGAGTTACAACAGCATTTTCCAGGACATCAGAACAGCCGTTGATTGGGTTCACACAAAG GGAGAGCTAAAGAAGAAGACTGTAGAAAATGTTGAAGAATATGTGCACAAGGACGAACGACTTCCCCTCCTACTTGACAGGATGAGGGAATCTGGTGCCAAGGTGTTCCTTCTCACTAACTCTGAGTACTGGTACACAAATGCTGTCATGGGGTACCTACTTGGCTTTCCAGATAAG AATGGTGATGTAAGAGACTGGAAGACCTATTTTGACTTCATTGGAGTTGATGCAGGGAAGCCAGGATTTTTCTCAGGTGGTACACTGCTGAGACAAGTGAACTGCAGTACTGGTGAACTTAGATTAGGAACTCACACAGGAAAACTTAAACAAGGACAAGTATGTTCAGGAG GCAGCTGTGACATCTTCAACAAGCTTATGGGAGCCACAGGAAAGGATGTGCTATATGTTGGCGATCACATCTTTGGTGACATTCTGAAGAGTAAGAAGATTCGAGGGTGGCGCACATTTTTAGTAGTGCCAGAATTGGTTCAAGAACTTCATGTGTGGACTGAAAAGTGCACTCTCTTTTCTAAGCTCCAGAATCTAGATGTAATAATGGGAGACCTCTACAA AAACCTAGACTCCAGCACACATGAGCGACCAGACCTCAGCAAAGTTCGGGGAGCCATCAGGGAAGTGACTCATGAGATGGACCTGAGCTATGGTATGAGTGGCTCACTCTTCAGGTCTGGCTCTAGACAAACACATTTCTCAACCCAA GTGGCCAGGTATGCTGATGTATATGCCTCAACACCTctcaacttgatttattatccgTTCAGCTATATGTTCCGTGCCCCTGCCATGTTG ATGCCTCATGAATCAACAGTGGCTCATGAACAACGGTTCCAAGTAAGTGATGGCCCCATATCCACACGCTCCAGGGCCTCAAGCATCCAGGTAGACACTCCTGATCAGCAAAATAAGAGGACCAAATACAGA GTATTGGAGAGGGCAGATTCTCTTGTGCCTCATCCCCGAGCAGAAACACCAAAGCGAGTTACTCACTACCATGATGAGGATGACTCTGAGGAGGAGAGTGATAAGTCTTCCTAA
- the LOC135101581 gene encoding cytosolic purine 5'-nucleotidase-like isoform X4, with protein MSEERDVVTPLEPLTPSSCGGISTSSSSEFSSRKYYRDVPHRVFVNRSLHLEKIRYYGFDMDYTLAEYKSPQYETLGFNFLKERLIDVGYPEEIKEFEYDPCFPIRGLWFDRTYGNLLKVDGFGNILVCIHGFQFLKPSEVYELYPNKFINLDENRIYVMNTLFNLPEIYMIACLMDFFSNSNQYVKCTEGVKFGDFFMSYNSIFQDIRTAVDWVHTKGELKKKTVENVEEYVHKDERLPLLLDRMRESGAKVFLLTNSEYWYTNAVMGYLLGFPDKNGDVRDWKTYFDFIGVDAGKPGFFSGGTLLRQVNCSTGELRLGTHTGKLKQGQVCSGGSCDIFNKLMGATGKDVLYVGDHIFGDILKSKKIRGWRTFLVVPELVQELHVWTEKCTLFSKLQNLDVIMGDLYKNLDSSTHERPDLSKVRGAIREVTHEMDLSYGMSGSLFRSGSRQTHFSTQVARYADVYASTPLNLIYYPFSYMFRAPAMLMPHESTVAHEQRFQVSDGPISTRSRASSIQVDTPDQQNKRTKYRVLERADSLVPHPRAETPKRVTHYHDEDDSEEESDKSS; from the exons AGTCTTCGTCAACCGCAGCCTCCACCTGGAGAAGATCCGCTACTATGGGTTCGACATGGACTACACGCTGGCAG AGTACAAGTCACCGCAGTATGAGACGTTGGGTTTCAACTTTCTGAAGGAGAGGCTCATTGACGTGGGCTACCCTGAGGAGATTAAGGAGTTCGAGTATGACCCGTGCTTCCCTatcag GGGACTGTGGTTCGATCGCACTTATGGCAACCTGCTCAAAGTGGACGGTTTCGGAAACATCCTCGTGTGCATCCATGGGTTCCAGTTCCTCAAGCC GTCTGAAGTGTACGAGCTGTACCCCAACAAGTTCATCAACTTGGACGAAAATCGCATATATGTCATGAATACTCTGTTTAACCTCCCAGAGATATACATGATTGCCTGTCTCATGGACTTTTTTAGTAACTCCAATCAGTATGTAAAATGTACTGAGGGTGTTAAGTTTGGGGACTTCTTCATGAGTTACAACAGCATTTTCCAGGACATCAGAACAGCCGTTGATTGGGTTCACACAAAG GGAGAGCTAAAGAAGAAGACTGTAGAAAATGTTGAAGAATATGTGCACAAGGACGAACGACTTCCCCTCCTACTTGACAGGATGAGGGAATCTGGTGCCAAGGTGTTCCTTCTCACTAACTCTGAGTACTGGTACACAAATGCTGTCATGGGGTACCTACTTGGCTTTCCAGATAAG AATGGTGATGTAAGAGACTGGAAGACCTATTTTGACTTCATTGGAGTTGATGCAGGGAAGCCAGGATTTTTCTCAGGTGGTACACTGCTGAGACAAGTGAACTGCAGTACTGGTGAACTTAGATTAGGAACTCACACAGGAAAACTTAAACAAGGACAAGTATGTTCAGGAG GCAGCTGTGACATCTTCAACAAGCTTATGGGAGCCACAGGAAAGGATGTGCTATATGTTGGCGATCACATCTTTGGTGACATTCTGAAGAGTAAGAAGATTCGAGGGTGGCGCACATTTTTAGTAGTGCCAGAATTGGTTCAAGAACTTCATGTGTGGACTGAAAAGTGCACTCTCTTTTCTAAGCTCCAGAATCTAGATGTAATAATGGGAGACCTCTACAA AAACCTAGACTCCAGCACACATGAGCGACCAGACCTCAGCAAAGTTCGGGGAGCCATCAGGGAAGTGACTCATGAGATGGACCTGAGCTATGGTATGAGTGGCTCACTCTTCAGGTCTGGCTCTAGACAAACACATTTCTCAACCCAA GTGGCCAGGTATGCTGATGTATATGCCTCAACACCTctcaacttgatttattatccgTTCAGCTATATGTTCCGTGCCCCTGCCATGTTG ATGCCTCATGAATCAACAGTGGCTCATGAACAACGGTTCCAAGTAAGTGATGGCCCCATATCCACACGCTCCAGGGCCTCAAGCATCCAGGTAGACACTCCTGATCAGCAAAATAAGAGGACCAAATACAGA GTATTGGAGAGGGCAGATTCTCTTGTGCCTCATCCCCGAGCAGAAACACCAAAGCGAGTTACTCACTACCATGATGAGGATGACTCTGAGGAGGAGAGTGATAAGTCTTCCTAA
- the LOC135101581 gene encoding cytosolic purine 5'-nucleotidase-like isoform X6, with product MRVFVNRSLHLEKIRYYGFDMDYTLAEYKSPQYETLGFNFLKERLIDVGYPEEIKEFEYDPCFPIRGLWFDRTYGNLLKVDGFGNILVCIHGFQFLKPSEVYELYPNKFINLDENRIYVMNTLFNLPEIYMIACLMDFFSNSNQYVKCTEGVKFGDFFMSYNSIFQDIRTAVDWVHTKGELKKKTVENVEEYVHKDERLPLLLDRMRESGAKVFLLTNSEYWYTNAVMGYLLGFPDKNGDVRDWKTYFDFIGVDAGKPGFFSGGTLLRQVNCSTGELRLGTHTGKLKQGQVCSGGSCDIFNKLMGATGKDVLYVGDHIFGDILKSKKIRGWRTFLVVPELVQELHVWTEKCTLFSKLQNLDVIMGDLYKNLDSSTHERPDLSKVRGAIREVTHEMDLSYGMSGSLFRSGSRQTHFSTQVARYADVYASTPLNLIYYPFSYMFRAPAMLMPHESTVAHEQRFQVSDGPISTRSRASSIQVDTPDQQNKRTKYRVLERADSLVPHPRAETPKRVTHYHDEDDSEEESDKSS from the exons AGTCTTCGTCAACCGCAGCCTCCACCTGGAGAAGATCCGCTACTATGGGTTCGACATGGACTACACGCTGGCAG AGTACAAGTCACCGCAGTATGAGACGTTGGGTTTCAACTTTCTGAAGGAGAGGCTCATTGACGTGGGCTACCCTGAGGAGATTAAGGAGTTCGAGTATGACCCGTGCTTCCCTatcag GGGACTGTGGTTCGATCGCACTTATGGCAACCTGCTCAAAGTGGACGGTTTCGGAAACATCCTCGTGTGCATCCATGGGTTCCAGTTCCTCAAGCC GTCTGAAGTGTACGAGCTGTACCCCAACAAGTTCATCAACTTGGACGAAAATCGCATATATGTCATGAATACTCTGTTTAACCTCCCAGAGATATACATGATTGCCTGTCTCATGGACTTTTTTAGTAACTCCAATCAGTATGTAAAATGTACTGAGGGTGTTAAGTTTGGGGACTTCTTCATGAGTTACAACAGCATTTTCCAGGACATCAGAACAGCCGTTGATTGGGTTCACACAAAG GGAGAGCTAAAGAAGAAGACTGTAGAAAATGTTGAAGAATATGTGCACAAGGACGAACGACTTCCCCTCCTACTTGACAGGATGAGGGAATCTGGTGCCAAGGTGTTCCTTCTCACTAACTCTGAGTACTGGTACACAAATGCTGTCATGGGGTACCTACTTGGCTTTCCAGATAAG AATGGTGATGTAAGAGACTGGAAGACCTATTTTGACTTCATTGGAGTTGATGCAGGGAAGCCAGGATTTTTCTCAGGTGGTACACTGCTGAGACAAGTGAACTGCAGTACTGGTGAACTTAGATTAGGAACTCACACAGGAAAACTTAAACAAGGACAAGTATGTTCAGGAG GCAGCTGTGACATCTTCAACAAGCTTATGGGAGCCACAGGAAAGGATGTGCTATATGTTGGCGATCACATCTTTGGTGACATTCTGAAGAGTAAGAAGATTCGAGGGTGGCGCACATTTTTAGTAGTGCCAGAATTGGTTCAAGAACTTCATGTGTGGACTGAAAAGTGCACTCTCTTTTCTAAGCTCCAGAATCTAGATGTAATAATGGGAGACCTCTACAA AAACCTAGACTCCAGCACACATGAGCGACCAGACCTCAGCAAAGTTCGGGGAGCCATCAGGGAAGTGACTCATGAGATGGACCTGAGCTATGGTATGAGTGGCTCACTCTTCAGGTCTGGCTCTAGACAAACACATTTCTCAACCCAA GTGGCCAGGTATGCTGATGTATATGCCTCAACACCTctcaacttgatttattatccgTTCAGCTATATGTTCCGTGCCCCTGCCATGTTG ATGCCTCATGAATCAACAGTGGCTCATGAACAACGGTTCCAAGTAAGTGATGGCCCCATATCCACACGCTCCAGGGCCTCAAGCATCCAGGTAGACACTCCTGATCAGCAAAATAAGAGGACCAAATACAGA GTATTGGAGAGGGCAGATTCTCTTGTGCCTCATCCCCGAGCAGAAACACCAAAGCGAGTTACTCACTACCATGATGAGGATGACTCTGAGGAGGAGAGTGATAAGTCTTCCTAA